A single Lolium perenne isolate Kyuss_39 chromosome 6, Kyuss_2.0, whole genome shotgun sequence DNA region contains:
- the LOC139832575 gene encoding uncharacterized protein: protein MPRAPATPQHSDALNLNGFADSLSVGPNSGGSPNFPAMTYPVFHPPASHPLLNIHISNYIKFQVSTSGTNYSKWRQVITFLLNMYKAADHITEGAAPAVPDDTWLAVDIHISLWFMTTLADDLHRLVQSPDGRACSTWLRLERLFNNQSASRYLYLIKAFHNCPRGDLSASNYASLADDLAAIGRPVDDRDLALAFIDGMRSKFPLQAEILKNIPPLPSFADACSRLQLAEISDDAQ, encoded by the coding sequence ATGCCCAGGGCTCCGGCAACACCGCAACACTCAGATGCGCTCAACCTGAACGGCTTCGCCGACTCCCTCTCCGTCGGCCCCAATTCCGGCGGATCACCCAACTTCCCTGCCATGACATACCCTGTCTTTCACCCACCCGCCTCTCACCCTCTCCTCAACATACACATCTCCAATTACATCAAATTTCAGGTGTCCACCTCCGGCACGAACTACTCCAAGTGGCGGCAGGTCATCACTTTCCTCCTCAACATGTACAAGGCGGCCGACCACATCACCGAGGGCGCCGCTCCCGCCGTGCCCGACGACACCTGGCTGGCGGTCGACATCCACATCTCGTTGTGGTTCATGACCACCCTCGCCGACGATCTGCACCGCCTCGTCCAAAGCCCCGACGGCCGGGCATGCTCTACGTGGCTGCGCCTCGAACGCCTCTTCAACAACCAGAGCGCGTCCCGCTACCTCTACCTCATCAAGGCCTTCCACAACTGCCCCCGCGGTGACCTCTCGGCTTCCAACTACGCCAGCCTTGCCGATGATCTGGCTGCCATCGGTCGGCCCGTCGACGATCGCGACCTTGCGCTGGCCTTCATCGATGGCATGCGCAGCAAGTTCCCTCTTCAGGCTGAGATCCTCAAGAACATTCCCCCGCTGCCGTCATTCGCCGACGCCTGCTCCCGCCTACAACTCGCCGAGATCTCCGACGACGCCCAGTAG